In the genome of Pseudomonas lalucatii, the window TCATCTGGTTGACCGAATCGAGGGTGACCCGCGCCTGCTGATATCGGGTGAGCAGCCCGGACATCTGGGTCAGGGGCCCCAGGGCCCGACTGCTGAGCATGTAGCAGGCGATCAGGCCGCCCATGCTCAGGTTGCCCTCGATGATCTGATAGACGCCGAGCACTATGATCACCACCCCGGCCAGCTGCTGCAGCAGCTGGGTCGAATTCAACGCCAGGCTGGACAGCATGCGCGCGCGCAATTCCAGGCGGCCGAGGGTACCGATGGTCTGCTCCCACAGGTACTGGCGCTCGCTCTCGGCGTTGTTGACCTTGACCGCATCCAGCCCGGCCAGACTCTCGATCAGGCTGGACTGGCGTTCGGCCGCCAGCGCCATGCTGCGCTCCATGGTCTGCGCCAGGGGCCGCTGCAGCGCCCAGCCGATCAGGGCCACCAAGGGGAAGGCCAGCAACGGAATCCACACCAGGTGGCCGCCGATCATCGCGATGACCGCGAGGATCAGCAGGGTAAACGGCAGATCGATCACACTGGCCAGGGTCAGCGAGGCGAGGAAGTCGCGCAGGCTCTGGAACTCGTGGATGTTCTGGGCGAAGCTGCCGACCCGCGCCGGACGGAACTTCATGGCCATGCCGGCGATGCGCTCGAACAGCGTCGCCGAGATGATCAGGTCGGTCTTCTTGCCCGCCAGGTCCAGACACCAGCCGCGCAGGGTCTTGAGCAGCAGGTCGAAGAGAAAGGCACCGGAAATGCCGATGGCCAGCACCCAGAGGGTCGCCACGGCCTGGTTGGGCACCACCCGGTCGTAGACGTTCATCACGAACAATGGCGTCGCCAGGCCGATCAGGTTGATCAGCAGGCTGGCGGCGATGGCATCGAGATAGAGCCAGCGCGAGCGCTTGAGGGTATCGCGGAACCAGGAGCCGGCACGGGGAATGAGCTGCTCGCGGTTGAAGTCGAACTTGTGCTGCGGCTGGGCGAAGAACACCTGGCCGCGGTAGTCCTCGGCCAGCATCTCGGCGCTCACCCGCACCTCGCCGCCTTCGCTCTCGCTCGGCATGATGCGTGCCTGGCCCTGCTCGTCCCAGCCGAGCAGCAGGGCGCTACGGCCCTCGCGCAGCTGCAGCAGCGCGGGCATGGCCAGCGCCGGAATCTGCCGCAAGCCGCGGCGCAGCCAACGTCCCTGCAGCCCCGCCCGCGCCGCCGCGCGCGGCAGCAACTCGACGGTCAGACGCTGCTCCGGCAACGGCAGGCCCGCCGTCAGCATGGCCCGGCTGACCGACTTCTGGTGAAAACTGCAAAGCGACAGCAGGCTGTCAAGCAACGGGTCGTCGTAGCGATCGCGCGGATCGCTGCGGGTCTGGGCCTGGCTGAGGTCTACTGCCACTGAGCTTCACTCTTGCATGGGGAACGGCACTCAATTGAGGGCAGGCAACGCCACCTTGGCCTTGACCACGTCCAGTGGCGCGGCGGCCATCGGCGCCACGACACCCTGGCTCTTGAGCAGGGAGCCCATGGTGGCCTTGATCCGGTATTGAGTAAACAGCTCAATGAAGCGCACGTCTTCCAGGCGCCGCGAGGCGGTGAACAACTCATTCTCGCTGTCGAGCAGATCCAGCAGGCTGCGCTCGCCCAAGGTGAATTGCTTCTGGTAGGAGGCGCGTACCCGGCTGCTGTGATCGACGTATTGCTGGGCGATCGGCAACTGCTGACGCGCATTGTCCAGGGCGTTCCAGGCCAGCCCCAGTTCCTCGATCAGCACCCGCAGGGCGTTGTTGCGGATATCCATGGCCTGATTGATCTGGTGCGCCTTGGACTGCAGGTCGGCCTTGTTGCTGCCGCCGGCGAACAGGTTGTAGCGCATGCGCAGCATCGCCTGCCACTCGTTGCTGTGACCCGGCGTGCCATCTATGTTGTTGTCCGCCCCCCGCGACAGTTCGGCATCGAAGCGCGGGTAGAAGGTCGACTTGGCCGCCTGATACTGCTGCTCGCTGGCCTGTACGTCGGCCTCGGCGGAACTCAGGAAGGGGTTGTTCGCCAGCATCTCCTCGCGCGCCGCCTGCAGGTTCTCCGGCAGGCCGCCCGGCAGCCCCTGCGGCAGGCTCAGCTCGCTGGCCCCGCGACCGACCACGCTGAAGTAGTTGACCTGGGCATCGGCCAGGTTGGTCTGCTCGGTGATCAGATTATTGCGGGCCTGGGCCAAGCGCGCCTCGGCCTGGTCCAGGTCGGCCATGCGCCCCACCCCACTCTGACTGCGCAGCGAGATCTGATCGTAGATACGTTCGTGACTGAGCAGGTTATCCTCGGCCAGGCGCACCAGGTTCTGGCGCTTGAGGACTTCCAGGTAGACCTGGACCACGTCCAGGCCAGTGCGCTCGGACGTACCCAGCACCTCATAGGCCCGCGCGTTGACGGTGGCGCGCTGGCGGCCGACCTCGCTGCTGGTGGCGAAGCCGTCGAAGAGCATCTGCTGCAGGCGCAGCGTCGACTCTCCGCGAGTCAGCGTCCTGTAGCCGTGCCCGCCACCGGCCCGGCTAGTGGGGCTATCGGTACCCTCGCGACCGTAGCCCGCGAGCAGGTCGACCTGCGGCAAATAGCCGCCCCTGGCCGCCTTCATCTGCTCCTCCACGGACAGGCGTGCATTGATCCCGGCCTGGATTTCCGGATGCACATCGAGGGCACTCTGCATCGCCTCACTGAGGGTCTGCCCCTGAGCAGACAAGGACACCACGAGGGACAGGGAAAGGGGGAAAAGGGCTGAAAAACGCATGATCTATAGGATTCCTTTCAGGCGGAGGCTGGCTGCATGCCAGCCAAGGGGAAGCTATTTCACCGCCCGGCGCGCTCGCACGCAAAGCAGCCCAAAGCCACCGATAGTATGATCTGCATCACACAAACGAAGCCAAAGATATCAAAGTGACATTATCGGCAGAGATTGTTTATGATCACGCCTACACGGTCAATACTCTGACATAAAGCAACTCGAAAAAACACAAATGCCACATTATTGACGCCAATTCTGCTTTAAAAAAAGAACACAAGCGACTTTAATCGAAGGATCACGCCGCGCCTACGCGCGCATGGAGCTGTCTATGTCTAGTTTCGTCGCCATCATCAAATCCATTGTCGGCCAGGTGTTCGCAACCTCCCTGGATGGACTGAAGCGCCAGGTCTTCGAAGGGGAACGCCTGTTCCAGGGCGAGCAGCTCATCACCGCCCTGGGCAGCTCGGTCACCTTGCAACTGGCCAATGGCGACCAAGTAGACATCGGCGAAAGCAGCCAGTGGCAGGCCGGCCGCGCCGAAGGTGCCGAACAGGCGCAAGCGGATAATGGGCCGACCTCCGAGCTGGAGCAGGCCATCGCCGCGGGCCTCGACCCGACCGCCGAGCTGGAACCCACTGCCGCAGGACCTGGCGCTACCGGTGGAGCCGGCGGCGCCCAAGGCGGCGGCCACAGTTTCGTGATGCTGGATGAAACGGGCCAGCAGCTGGATCCGACGGTTGGGTTTGAGACCGCTGGCTTGGCATTTACAGGCGCAACTACCACTGAAGAAGATAGTGCCCTCGTTAACCCTGCAACCACTCCGGCCGAAGCTGTTGCCCCCCCTTCTGTAGTCACCCTCAGCATCGCCGGCAAGGAAAACAGCTACAGCGAAGCCCAGCAGCCGGTCTTCGTGATCAGCATCAGCCAGGCCCAGGCCAGCGATGTGCTGGTCACCCTGAGCAATGGCGACACCGTCACCATCCTCGCCAATCAGACGTCGGCCGAGTACAGCGCCGCCGCGCAGGGCGATGATGTGCTGGTCGATGCCGGCACCCTGACCCTCGGCGTAGCCAACGCCACCGTCAACGGCGCCGCCTTCGAGAACCTGACCCTGGGCAGCGCTGCCAGCGTCGCCATCAGCGACACCCCCGACACCGTCACCGCGACCCTGACCAGCAACGTCGACACCGTCGCCGAAGGCGGCCAGATCGTCTACACCGTGACCCTGTCCACCACCAGCGGCCTGCCGGTCACCGGCCACAGCGGCCTGACCTTCACCCTGGCCAACGGTGAAACCCTGAGCATCGCCGCCGGCGCCACCAGCGGCAGCAGCGCCCCGGTCACCGTGGCCGATGACGCCCTGGTCGGCGGTCAGCCGGCCGTCGTCAACAGCATCGCCAGCGTCACCGGCGGCAACGTCTTCGAGAGCCTGGTCAACGCCGGCAACACGTCCGTGACCGTCACCGACGAGCCGGGCACGCCGGGCAACCCGGGCAGCCCGAATGAAGGTGATCCGATCACCCTCAGCATCGCCGGCAAGGAAAACAGCTACAGCGAAGCCCAGCAGCCGGTCTTCGTGATCAGCATCAGCCAGGCCCAGGCCAGCGATGTGCTGGTCACCCTGAGCAATGGCGACACCGTCACCATCCTCGCCAATCAGACGTCGGCCGAGTACAGCGCCGCCGCGCAGGGCGATGATGTGCTGGTCGATGCCGGCACCCTGACCCTCGGCGTAGCCAACGCCACCGTCAACGGCGCCGCCTTCGAGAACCTGACCCTGGGCAGCGCTGCCAGCGTCGCCATCAGCGACACCTCCGACACCGTCACCGCGACCCTGACCAGCAACGTCGACACCGTCGCCGAAGGCGGCCAGATCGTCTACACCGTGACCCTGTCCACCACCAGCGGCCTGCCGGTCACCGGCCACAGCGGCCTGACCTTCACCCTGGCCAACGGTGAAACCGTGAGCATCGCCGCCGGCGCCACCAGCGGCAGCAGCGCCCCGGTCACCGTGGCCGATGACGCCCTGGTCGGCGGTCAGCCGGCCGTCGTCAACAGCATCGCCAGCGTCACCGGCGGCAACGTCTTCGAGAGCCTGGTCAACGCCGGCAACACGTCCGTGACCGTCACCGACGAGCCGGGCACGCCGGGCAACCCGGGCAGCCCGAATGAAGGTGATCCGATCACCCTCAGCATCGCCGGCAAGGAAAACAGCTACAGCGAAGCCCAGCAGCCGGTCTTCGTGATCAGCATCAGCCAGGCCCAGGCCAGCGATGTGCTGGTCACCCTGAGCAATGGCGACACCGTCACCATCCTCGCCAATCAGACGTCGGCCGAGTACAGCGCCGCCGCGCAGGGCGATGATGTGCTGGTCGATGCCGGCACCCTGACCCTCGGCGTAGCCAACGCCACCGTCAACGGCGCCGCCTTCGAGAACCTGACCCTGGGCAGCGCTGCCAGCGTCGCCATCAGCGACACCCCCGACACCGTCACCGCGACCCTGACCAGCAACGTCGACACCGTCGCCGAAGGCGGCCAGATCGTCTACACCGTGACCCTGTCCACCACCAGCGGCCTGCCGGTCACCGGCCACAGCGGCCTGACCTTCACCCTGGCCAACGGTGAAACCGTGAGCATCGCCGCCGGCGCCACCAGCGGCAGCAGCGCCCCGGTCACCGTGGCCGATGACGCCCTGGTCGGCGGTCAGCCGGCCGTCGTCAACAGCATCGCCAGCGTCACCGGCGGCAACGTCTTCGAGAGCCTGGTCAACGCCGGCAACACGTCCGTGACCGTCACCGACGAGCCGGGCACGCCGGGCAACCCGGGCAGCCCGAATGAAGGTGATCCGATCACCCTCAGCATCGCCGGCAAGGAAAACAGCTACAGCGAAGCCCAGCAGCCGGTCTTCGTGATCAGCATCAGCCAGGCCCAGGCCAGCGATGTGCTGGTCACCCTGAGCAATGGCGACACCGTCACCATCCTCGCCAATCAGACGTCGGCCGAGTACAGCGCCGCCGCGCAGGGCGATGATGTGCTGGTCGATGCCGGCACCCTGACCCTCGGCGTAGCCAACGCCACCGTCAACGGCGCCGCCTTCGAGAACCTGACCCTGGGCAGCGCTGCCAGCGTCGCCATCAGCGACACCTCCGACACCGTCACCGCGACCCTGACCAGCAACGTCGACACCGTCGCCGAAGGCGGCCAGATCGTCTACACCGTGACCCTGTCCACCACCAGCGGCCTGCCGGTCACCGGCCACAGCGGCCTGACCTTCACCCTGGCCAACGGTGAAACCCTGAGCATCGCCGCCGGCGCCACCAGTGGCAGCAGCGCCCCGGTCACCGTGGCCGATGACGCCCTGGTCGGCGGTCAGCCGGCCGTCGTCAACAGCATCGCCAGCGTCACCGGCGGCAACGTCTTCGAGAGCCTGGTCAACGCCGGCAACACGTCCGTGACCGTCACCGACGAGCCGGGCACGCCGGGCAACCCGGGCAGCCCGAATGAAGGTGATCCGATCACCCTCAGCATCGCCGGCAAGGAAAACAGCTACAGCGAAGCCCAGCAGCCGGTCTTCGTGGTCAGCATCAGCCAGGCCCAGGCCAGCGACGTGCTGGTCACCCTGAGCAATGGCGACACCGTCACCATCCTCGCCAATCAGACGTCGGCCGAGTACAGCGCCGCCGCGCAGGGCGATGATGTGCTGGTCGATGCCGGCACCCTGACCCTCGG includes:
- a CDS encoding TolC family outer membrane protein; its protein translation is MRFSALFPLSLSLVVSLSAQGQTLSEAMQSALDVHPEIQAGINARLSVEEQMKAARGGYLPQVDLLAGYGREGTDSPTSRAGGGHGYRTLTRGESTLRLQQMLFDGFATSSEVGRQRATVNARAYEVLGTSERTGLDVVQVYLEVLKRQNLVRLAEDNLLSHERIYDQISLRSQSGVGRMADLDQAEARLAQARNNLITEQTNLADAQVNYFSVVGRGASELSLPQGLPGGLPENLQAAREEMLANNPFLSSAEADVQASEQQYQAAKSTFYPRFDAELSRGADNNIDGTPGHSNEWQAMLRMRYNLFAGGSNKADLQSKAHQINQAMDIRNNALRVLIEELGLAWNALDNARQQLPIAQQYVDHSSRVRASYQKQFTLGERSLLDLLDSENELFTASRRLEDVRFIELFTQYRIKATMGSLLKSQGVVAPMAAAPLDVVKAKVALPALN
- a CDS encoding type I secretion system permease/ATPase, encoding MAVDLSQAQTRSDPRDRYDDPLLDSLLSLCSFHQKSVSRAMLTAGLPLPEQRLTVELLPRAAARAGLQGRWLRRGLRQIPALAMPALLQLREGRSALLLGWDEQGQARIMPSESEGGEVRVSAEMLAEDYRGQVFFAQPQHKFDFNREQLIPRAGSWFRDTLKRSRWLYLDAIAASLLINLIGLATPLFVMNVYDRVVPNQAVATLWVLAIGISGAFLFDLLLKTLRGWCLDLAGKKTDLIISATLFERIAGMAMKFRPARVGSFAQNIHEFQSLRDFLASLTLASVIDLPFTLLILAVIAMIGGHLVWIPLLAFPLVALIGWALQRPLAQTMERSMALAAERQSSLIESLAGLDAVKVNNAESERQYLWEQTIGTLGRLELRARMLSSLALNSTQLLQQLAGVVIIVLGVYQIIEGNLSMGGLIACYMLSSRALGPLTQMSGLLTRYQQARVTLDSVNQMMNLPQERQEEERPLKRQSLQGAVEFRQLDFHYPDQQQAALHNINLVVRPGEKIGIIGRSGSGKSSLAKLIVGLYQADGGSLLVDGIDVRQLDVSDLRHNIGYVPQDIQLFSGTLRDNLVVGARYVEDELVLQAAELAGVHEFARLHPKGYELQVGERGQNLSGGQRQNVALARALLLDPQILLLDEPTSAMDNTGEERLKQRLAAVIGSKTLLLVTHRASLLSLVDRLVIVDRGQVIADGPKGSVMEALKKGQISVS